The Streptococcus sp. DTU_2020_1001019_1_SI_AUS_MUR_006 sequence TGGTTTCCTTGGTTCAGTTATCGTTGAGATTCCAGTCAAGGAAGTTCGTGATGAAATGATTGCAACTATCGAAGAAAAATTGTCAAAACGCTAAGGGGTAGCCTATGTTAGATGTAGAAGTGATTCGCAAGGATTTTCCAATTTTAGATCAGATTGTTAATGACGAACCTCTGGTTTATTTGGATAATGCTGCGACGACACAAAAACCACTAGCTGTTCTGGAAGCCATTAACCGCTACTATGAGCAGGATAATGCCAATGTTCACCGTGGGGTTCATACTTTGGCTGAAAGGGCGACGGCATCTTATGAAGCTGCTCGTGAAACCATTCGTAAATTCATCAATGCTAAGTCGACAAAGGAAGTACTCTTCACTAGAGGAACGACAACCAGTCTCAACTGGGTTGCACGTTTCGCTGAGGAAGTCTTGACTGAGGGCGACCAAGTCTTGATTTCTGTCATGGAGCACCACTCCAATATTATTCCATGGCAGGAAGCTTGTCGAAAGACCGGAGCTGAGCTTGTTTATGTCTATCTCAAGAACGGAGCTCTGGATATGGATGACCTGCGGGCTAAATTGACGGACAAGGTTAAGTTTGTCTCGTTAGCTCATGCTTCCAATGTTCTTGGAGTAGTAAACCCTATCAAAGAAATCACTCAAATGGCTCATGAAGTTGGAGCTATTATGGTGGTGGATGGTGCTCAGTCTACACCGCATATGAAGATTGATGTCCAGGACTTGGATGTAGATTTCTTTGCTTTCTCAGGTCACAAGATGGCTGGTCCGACAGGCATCGGTGTTCTTTATGGCAAAGAAAAGTATCTGGAACAAATGTCACCGGTGGAGTTTGGTGGCGAGATGAT is a genomic window containing:
- a CDS encoding cysteine desulfurase is translated as MLDVEVIRKDFPILDQIVNDEPLVYLDNAATTQKPLAVLEAINRYYEQDNANVHRGVHTLAERATASYEAARETIRKFINAKSTKEVLFTRGTTTSLNWVARFAEEVLTEGDQVLISVMEHHSNIIPWQEACRKTGAELVYVYLKNGALDMDDLRAKLTDKVKFVSLAHASNVLGVVNPIKEITQMAHEVGAIMVVDGAQSTPHMKIDVQDLDVDFFAFSGHKMAGPTGIGVLYGKEKYLEQMSPVEFGGEMIDFVYEQSASWKELPWKFEAGTPNMAGAIGLAAAVDYLENIGMDAIEAHEQELIAYVYPKLQAIEGLTIYGSQDLAQRSGVIAFNLGDLHPHDLATALDYEGVAVRAGHHCAQPLLQYLDVPATARASFYIYNTKADCDKLVDALLKTKEFFNGTF